Proteins encoded together in one Riemerella anatipestifer window:
- the sucC gene encoding ADP-forming succinate--CoA ligase subunit beta — protein sequence MNLHEYQSKEILAKYGVRVQRGIVASTVEEAKKAAEQLSAETGTKAWVVKAQVHAGGRGKGGGVKFSPNMEKLEENARNIIGMQLVTPQTSAEGKKVHSVLVAEDMYYPGDSEPKEYYVSVLLDRAKGKNMIVYSTEGGMDIEQVAEETPHLIHNEEVDPALGLQPFQARKIAFNLGLEGEAFKDFVKFITALYNAYVGIDASLFEINPVLKTSDNKIAAVDAKVTLDNNALFRHKDLAELRDKREEDPTEVEAGEAGLNFVKLDGNVGCMVNGAGLAMATMDIIKLSGGNPANFLDVGGTADAERVEKAFGIILKDPNVKAILINIFGGIVRCDRVAQGVVDAYKSFGELPVPLIVRLQGTNAEEAKRLIDESGLPVHSAITLEEAANKVKEVLA from the coding sequence ATGAATCTTCACGAGTATCAATCAAAAGAGATTTTAGCGAAATACGGCGTTAGAGTACAAAGAGGTATAGTAGCTAGCACCGTAGAGGAAGCAAAAAAAGCGGCAGAACAGCTTTCTGCAGAAACAGGAACTAAAGCGTGGGTAGTAAAAGCTCAAGTACACGCAGGTGGTAGAGGTAAAGGTGGAGGTGTTAAGTTTTCTCCTAACATGGAAAAGTTAGAAGAAAACGCAAGAAACATCATCGGAATGCAGTTAGTAACGCCTCAAACTTCTGCTGAAGGTAAAAAAGTACACTCTGTACTTGTTGCAGAAGATATGTATTACCCTGGGGATTCTGAACCAAAAGAATACTATGTTTCTGTACTTTTAGATAGAGCTAAAGGGAAGAATATGATTGTATATTCTACAGAAGGTGGTATGGATATAGAGCAAGTGGCAGAAGAAACTCCGCACCTTATCCATAACGAAGAGGTAGATCCTGCTTTAGGACTACAACCTTTCCAAGCTAGAAAGATTGCATTTAATCTAGGTTTAGAAGGAGAAGCGTTTAAGGATTTTGTAAAATTCATTACAGCTCTTTACAATGCTTATGTGGGTATTGATGCTTCTTTATTTGAAATCAACCCTGTTCTTAAAACTTCAGATAATAAAATTGCTGCAGTAGATGCTAAAGTAACTTTAGATAATAATGCACTTTTCCGTCATAAAGATTTAGCTGAATTAAGAGATAAAAGAGAGGAAGACCCTACAGAAGTTGAAGCTGGTGAAGCTGGATTAAACTTCGTTAAACTAGACGGTAATGTAGGTTGTATGGTAAACGGTGCTGGTTTGGCAATGGCTACTATGGATATTATTAAGCTTTCTGGAGGTAACCCTGCTAACTTCCTAGATGTAGGTGGTACTGCAGATGCTGAAAGAGTGGAAAAGGCATTTGGTATTATCCTTAAAGACCCTAATGTAAAAGCAATTCTTATCAACATCTTTGGTGGTATTGTAAGATGTGATAGAGTAGCACAAGGTGTAGTAGATGCTTACAAGAGCTTCGGAGAACTTCCTGTACCTCTTATCGTAAGATTACAGGGAACTAATGCTGAAGAAGCTAAGAGATTAATTGATGAGTCTGGATTACCAGTACATTCTGCAATTACTCTAGAAGAAGCGGCAAATAAAGTAAAAGAGGTATTAGCTTAA
- a CDS encoding serine hydrolase domain-containing protein, producing MKWWWIIACGLLTFSCSKKQESSEEVKTNLPHFSKVDAEDIFTKEDNSVANEDSLKHLLKEYYQNTWVGGDLSGGILIAKGDNIIFEKYRGYGRENQQMPINQNTPLHIASISKTMTAMAIMKLIEAKKIKLDQDITTFFPKFPYANIRVIDLLSHRSGLPKYEHFIETLEPKPKELSQSFLTNQDVLNLLIRYKPELARPTSTGFMYCNTNYALLALIIEKVTQKDYPTAMKEMLFAPLEMKHTFVFQQKDIATAAQSFYYKNNKLYPLNNLDLIYGDKNIYTTPRDLLKFSQAMFSKEFLPSDLKEKIFTPYSNEKKGINNYGLGFRMKIFDNNKKLTYHNGWWHGSNSVFVHLLDSKVSIIAIGNKFSRRVYSAVALSGLFDDFPLETETLKKEMMPNVPNALPSSSSDSLQ from the coding sequence ATGAAATGGTGGTGGATTATTGCGTGTGGATTGCTAACATTCTCTTGTTCTAAAAAACAAGAAAGTAGTGAGGAGGTTAAAACCAATTTGCCTCATTTTTCTAAGGTAGATGCGGAGGATATTTTTACAAAAGAGGATAATTCGGTAGCTAATGAGGATTCTCTAAAACACCTTTTGAAAGAATATTACCAAAACACTTGGGTAGGAGGTGATTTAAGTGGAGGAATCTTAATCGCTAAAGGCGATAATATTATTTTTGAAAAATACAGGGGCTATGGCAGAGAGAACCAACAGATGCCCATCAATCAAAATACGCCTTTACACATTGCTTCTATTTCTAAGACGATGACGGCAATGGCAATTATGAAGCTGATAGAAGCAAAAAAAATAAAACTAGACCAAGATATTACCACTTTTTTTCCAAAGTTTCCGTATGCTAATATCAGAGTTATAGATTTACTTAGCCATAGAAGTGGACTTCCAAAGTATGAACATTTTATTGAAACTCTAGAACCTAAACCTAAAGAGTTATCACAGTCTTTTTTAACCAATCAAGATGTTCTAAATCTACTTATTAGATATAAGCCAGAGCTAGCTAGACCTACTAGCACAGGGTTTATGTACTGTAATACCAACTACGCTTTACTAGCCCTAATTATAGAGAAGGTTACCCAAAAAGATTATCCTACTGCAATGAAGGAAATGCTGTTTGCACCTCTTGAAATGAAACACACTTTTGTATTTCAGCAAAAGGATATTGCCACGGCGGCACAATCGTTCTATTATAAAAATAACAAGCTGTATCCTCTTAATAATTTAGACCTCATCTATGGGGATAAAAATATTTATACCACTCCTAGAGATTTACTAAAGTTTTCACAAGCGATGTTCTCTAAAGAGTTTTTACCTTCGGATTTGAAAGAAAAGATATTCACACCTTATAGTAATGAGAAAAAAGGGATTAACAATTACGGCTTAGGGTTTAGAATGAAAATTTTTGATAATAATAAAAAACTGACTTATCACAATGGTTGGTGGCACGGCTCTAATTCCGTATTTGTACATCTTTTAGATTCTAAGGTAAGTATTATTGCGATAGGTAATAAATTTTCTAGAAGAGTCTATTCGGCGGTTGCTTTATCTGGTTTGTTTGATGATTTTCCGTTGGAAACAGAAACTCTAAAAAAGGAGATGATGCCAAATGTACCGAATGCTCTTCCTTCATCTTCAAGCGATTCATTACAATAA
- a CDS encoding 2-hydroxyacid dehydrogenase encodes MKVLQLDKNHPLITEQLTANGFTIDEDITSSYEEILDKIEPYEGIIIRSRIPLDARFLTQAKNLKWIARVGAGMENIDTEKAEELGICLFNSPEGNRDAVAEHSLGCLLVLMNRLFISSEEIKKGIWKREENRGEEIKDKTVGIIGYGNMGKALAQRLSGFGCEVIFHDIKPNLSDQYAQQVPLEVLQEKADILSLHLPLAEDTIGWLNADSIQKMKKNFYLINTARGKNVVTSDVVSALKSGKIKGACLDVLEYEKSSFENLEIQNEDLAFLLNSDKVIVTPHIAGWTHESKIKLAQVIVDKILAKFKK; translated from the coding sequence ATGAAGGTTTTACAACTAGATAAAAATCACCCTCTTATTACGGAGCAGCTCACAGCTAATGGGTTTACAATAGATGAGGATATTACTTCTTCTTACGAAGAAATTTTAGACAAAATAGAACCTTACGAGGGTATTATTATTAGGAGTAGAATTCCGCTAGACGCTCGTTTTTTAACTCAAGCCAAAAATCTAAAATGGATTGCGAGAGTAGGGGCAGGAATGGAAAATATAGATACCGAAAAGGCAGAAGAACTTGGGATTTGTCTTTTTAATTCTCCAGAAGGCAACCGAGATGCGGTGGCAGAACACAGTTTAGGCTGTCTTTTGGTACTGATGAATCGTTTGTTCATTTCATCGGAAGAGATCAAAAAAGGTATTTGGAAGCGAGAGGAAAACCGAGGGGAAGAAATTAAAGATAAGACGGTAGGTATTATAGGATATGGTAATATGGGAAAAGCCTTAGCTCAAAGGCTATCAGGTTTTGGGTGCGAGGTGATATTTCACGATATTAAACCTAACTTGTCAGACCAATACGCCCAACAAGTTCCGTTAGAAGTGTTACAAGAAAAAGCGGATATTCTAAGTCTTCATTTACCTCTAGCAGAGGATACCATAGGCTGGCTTAATGCTGATTCTATTCAAAAAATGAAGAAGAATTTTTATCTCATCAATACAGCTAGAGGGAAGAATGTGGTAACTTCAGATGTGGTTTCGGCACTTAAAAGCGGTAAGATAAAAGGGGCTTGTCTAGATGTTTTAGAATATGAAAAAAGCTCTTTTGAAAACTTAGAAATTCAGAATGAAGATTTAGCTTTTCTTTTAAACTCGGATAAAGTGATTGTTACGCCTCATATTGCAGGTTGGACGCACGAAAGTAAGATAAAATTAGCCCAAGTGATTGTAGATAAGATTTTAGCAAAGTTTAAAAAATAA
- a CDS encoding acyl-CoA thioesterase yields the protein MTKKTPKDSLTVMTNIVLPNETNHLGNLFGGELLSKMDRCASISASRHCGRRVVTASVNHVSFNHPIPEGGVVVLESKVTRAFSTSMEVYVDVWMDDPITQKKVHTNEGIYTFVAVDSFNKPVPIPELEPETDIEKERYMAALRRKELSLILSGRMKAQDSVELKKLFI from the coding sequence ATGACGAAAAAAACGCCTAAAGATAGCCTTACGGTAATGACTAATATTGTACTCCCAAACGAAACCAATCATTTGGGAAATTTGTTTGGAGGAGAGCTCCTCTCTAAAATGGACAGATGTGCTTCTATATCAGCCTCTAGACATTGCGGAAGAAGGGTGGTAACGGCTTCGGTAAATCATGTTTCCTTTAATCATCCTATTCCAGAGGGAGGTGTGGTGGTTTTGGAGTCTAAAGTAACGCGTGCATTTTCTACCTCTATGGAGGTTTATGTAGATGTATGGATGGACGACCCTATTACACAGAAAAAAGTACATACCAACGAAGGAATATACACCTTTGTAGCGGTGGATTCGTTTAATAAGCCTGTGCCTATCCCAGAGTTAGAACCAGAAACGGATATAGAAAAAGAGCGTTATATGGCAGCTCTTAGAAGAAAAGAACTTTCCCTTATTCTGTCTGGAAGAATGAAGGCACAAGATTCTGTGGAGCTAAAAAAACTATTCATTTAA
- a CDS encoding DNA-binding domain-containing protein produces the protein MNTLKAWLRPNLLTKDDPNDFVAVPLLGGSLGITEIIEALKKEGMEIQTETAVDIITRFNRKASELVLNGYSVNTGLVYMRPAIKGVFYDKTWDKEKHSVYVNVNQGTDLRKAANDTKVEILGEQSSPMSVFSITDKATGKTDGTLTKGKNAEIKGTYIKIDGDNPKNGIVFKNLDNQNEVKLSAEHIVLNEPSRLLILVPSDLEAGNYELSITTQSSTGSVLLKEPRTERLPNPVVIA, from the coding sequence ATGAATACACTAAAAGCGTGGTTGCGTCCCAACCTACTCACGAAAGATGACCCTAACGATTTTGTAGCCGTGCCACTTCTAGGTGGTAGCCTTGGCATTACAGAAATCATAGAAGCCCTTAAAAAAGAGGGTATGGAGATACAGACTGAAACTGCGGTAGATATTATCACTCGTTTTAATCGCAAAGCCTCAGAGTTGGTACTTAATGGTTATAGCGTAAATACAGGGCTGGTGTATATGCGTCCTGCCATTAAGGGCGTGTTTTACGACAAAACTTGGGATAAGGAGAAACATTCCGTATATGTCAATGTCAATCAAGGCACCGACCTAAGAAAAGCTGCTAATGATACCAAAGTAGAAATCCTAGGCGAGCAGTCTAGCCCAATGAGTGTGTTCAGCATTACCGACAAAGCTACAGGCAAAACAGACGGTACGCTTACCAAAGGCAAAAATGCCGAAATCAAAGGCACTTACATTAAAATAGACGGCGATAATCCTAAAAATGGTATCGTCTTTAAAAATCTAGACAACCAAAATGAGGTAAAACTCTCAGCAGAGCATATTGTGCTTAATGAGCCATCAAGGTTACTCATTCTTGTGCCTTCGGATTTAGAAGCAGGTAATTATGAGCTAAGCATTACCACGCAAAGCAGCACGGGTTCCGTCTTACTAAAAGAACCAAGAACGGAGCGGCTGCCCAATCCTGTGGTTATTGCTTAA